The DNA sequence ACGAATCAAAATAGAGGCATCGCCAGTTACTAGAGGAACAGTGAGAGAACCGAGCGTTCTAAGCGTATCGGTAAAGGTGGAAGAGGAGTTTGGTTTTGCGGAGACTAGCGTAGTTCACTTGGACGATCTGTATGCTGGAAAACTCTGCGCTGCACTTGATAGACAACACCCTAGAGACTTTTTTGATGTCAGAGGACTGCTTGACAATGAGGGCATAAGCGATGCTCTTATGGATGTGTTTATAGTGTACTTGATAAGCAGTAATCAACCTATATCAAAACTATTGCAACCAAACTTGATAGACATCAAAAGAATTTACGCTGAACAGTTTGTCGGGATGCCCATAGTTCCAATGCCTTTGGAAGTTTTAGAAGAAACTAGAGTAGAACTTGTTAGCACAATTCATTCTAAACTTACTCAAAATCATCGTGATTTTTTGATAGGCTTTAAAGAGGAAAATCCTGACTGGAGTTTGCTTCCTTTTGAAAACATAAAGGAACTTCCATCGGTAAAGTGGAAAATACTCAATCTTCAAAAAATGCCAAAAGTCAAAAAAGTTGAAGCTTTACAGAAGCTAAAAGATACACTAAAAATCTAAAATAAGGAGAATGAACAATGGAACAAGTTAAAACTGTAATGCAAGAAGAGTTTACAAAAAACTATGATTTTTACAAAGATTATGATGACATGGTTATCGACAAAGAGACAGAGCAAGTTTTTAAAACAAACTTTTTAAATGGAATGGTTCAGCTAGTGCCAGTGAGTAACAATACTGCTATGGAAAAGATCGAGCAAGGGCTTAGTGAGTTTGCGAAAAAACTCAAAAGGCAGGGGTTTTAAAAGCAAAAAATAACGCTTTTATGCAAGATATGATAATATAAAAAACAATAATAATTTTAGGTTTATGGCATGTCAAAGAAAAATTTAACAGAACGAGATATTTGTACAAAGTATATAACTCCAGCACTTATAGAGTCTGGTTGGAACTTACACTCTCAATTTAGAGAGGAAGTAACCTTTTTTACAAACGGTCGTATCTATGTTCACGGTAAGATGGTACGCCGAGGTGAGCAAAAAAGAGCTGATTATGTTCTTTACTACAAACCAAATATTCCTATAGCTATCATCGAAGCAAAAGACAACAAACATAGCATCGGTGATGGTATGCAACAGGGTCTAAGCTATGCAGAGATTTTAGATATACCTTTTGTTTATAGTACAAACGGTGATGGCTTTTTAGAGCATGACCCGACACTGACTCATGGCGTACTTGAAAAAGAGATAACACTTGGTAGTTTTCCGTCTCCAGATGAGCTTTGGCAAAGATATAAAAAGTACAGAGGTATTGAGGAAGATGAAGCGGAAAAAGTGGCACTTTCTCCTTACTACATTGATGATCCAAAAAGAGAACCAAGGTATTATCAAAAAAATGCCATCAACAGAACTATAGAAGCCATTGCCAAAGGTCAAAAAAGAATTTTGCTAGTAATGGCGACAGGTACTGGAAAAACTTACACTGCATTTCAGATCATCTACAGACTTTACAAATCAAGAAAAGCAAAAAGAATACTTTTTTTAGCAGATAGAAATATACTTGTAGATCAAACAAAGATAGGTGACTTTAAACATTTTGGCGACAAGATGACCAAAATTACCAATAGAACTATCGATAAATCTTTTGAAGTTTATCTCTCGCTTTATCAAGCTATTACGGGTAATAGTGAAGAGAAAAAGATCTTTAAAGAGTTTAGCCGTGACTTTTTTGATCTGATTGTCATAGATGAGGCACACCGTGGAAGTGCAGCAGAGGACAGCCAGTGGAGAGAGATACTGGAGTATTTTGATGGTGCAGTACAAATAGGTCTTACCGCAACTCCAAAAGAGACAAAATATGTGAGCAATATCTCATACTTTGGTGAACCAGTTTATACATACTCTTTAAAGCAAGGGATTGATGACGGTTTCTTGGCTCCATACAAAGTGATCCGATTATCGTTAGACAAAGATGTTGAAGGATGGCGACCATATAACGGACAAACTGATGATAAAGGTGAAGAGATTGAGGACAGAGAGTACAACACAAAAGACTTTGATAGAAATCTAATCCTTACCCAAAGAACAAATCTTGTAGCAAAAAAGGTTACTGAATATCTAAACGCAAATGACCCTTATATGAAAACGATTGTCTTTTGTGTAGATATAGATCATGCTGAGAGAATGAGACAAGCTCTTGTAAATGCCAATCCTGCTATGGCAAAAGAGAGTAGAAAGTATGTTATGCGAATAACTGGAGATAATGAAGAAGGTAAAAAAGAGCTAGACAATTTCATAGACCCAGAATCTACATACCCAGTCATCGCAACTACTTCAAAGCTTATGACGACAGGTGTGGATGCTCAAACGACAGGGCTAATTGTGCTTGATAGCAATATAGGTTCTATGACGGAGTTTAAACAGATCATAGGTCGTGGTACTCGAATAAACGAGACTTACGGGAAACTCTATTTTACGATCATGGATTTTAGAAATGTTACAAGACATTTTGCCGATTCAGATTTTGACGGTGATCCAGTGCAAATCTATGAGCCAAAAGATGATGACCCTATAACACCTCCAGATGAAGAGATGCCAGAAGAGTTTAGCGACACTGTAAATGAACCAAGTGAGCTATACGGTGAGACTCCAGATGTATCTATCACGGGCGGTGAGGATGGCACTTCTAAACCCACTCGCCATATAGTAAGCGGTGTGAAAGTAAAAGTCTTAAACAAAAGAGTGCAGTACATTGGAGCAGACGGTAAGCTCATCACAGAATCACTTGTGGATTACAGCCGTAAAAATATCAAAAAAGCCTATGCAAGTTTAAATGAGTTTTTACAAGAGTGGAGCACGGCAGAGCAAAAAGAGGCGATCATCAAAGCTCTAAGCGATCAAGGTGTCTTTTTCGATGAGCTTGAGAGCGAAGTTGGCAAAGAGGGGCTTGATCCATTCGATCTTATATGTCACATAGCATTTGACAGACCAGCACTCACAAGAGCCGAGCGAGCAGGCAAACTAAAACAAAACAGTTATTTTGATAAATATTCAGACAAAGCAAAAGCAGTTATAAACGCACTGTTAGACAAATATACCGAATCAGGCATAGAGAGTATAGAAGACATCGCAGTGCTGAAAGTACCGCCATTTAACGAATACGGAACTATAACGGAGCTTACAAAACTTTTTGGTGGTGGAAGAACTGGGTATCAGTCACTTATCAAAGAAATAGAACAACATTTATATGCATCGTGATGGGAGAGGAAATAGAAGATGTTAACTAGAGAACAAGCTCAACAATATTTAAAAGACTCTCTTCAAAATCAAAATGCTGATTTCAGAGAAGATCAGTATGAAGCTATTGATACAGTTGTAAACCAAAGAAAAAAAGTTCTTGTTGTTCAAAAAACTGGATGGGGTAAAAGTAGTGTATATTTTATTTCTACCAAGTTTTTAAGAGAGCAAGGAAGCGGACTTACAATTATTATCTCTCCTTTGTTGGCATTAATGAGAAACCAAATAGATTCAGCTAAAAAACTCGGACTAAATGTTGTAACAATTAATTCCTCAAACACAGATGATTGGGATTTAATCAAAGCACAAATTTTACGAAACGAAGTTGATGCACTTCTTGTCTCTCCAGAAAGATTGGCAAATGAAAACTTTATGCAAGAAATATTGGAACCAATTTCTGGGAGTATTGGACTATTTGTAATTGATGAAGCACATTGTATTAGTGATTGGGGTCATGATTTTCGACCTGATTATAAAAGAATTACAAATATATTAAAACAAATGCCTGTAAACACACCCATTTTAGCAACAACAGCAACGGCAAATGATAGAGTAATTACCGATATTGAAAATCAAATTAGTGGACTTGTTACAATTAGAGGAAGCCTTAAAAGAGAAAGTCTTTCTTTGCACAATATAAGACTTCCTGAACCGTCTCATAGACTCGCTTGGCTGCTTGAACATTTACCATCTTTTGAAGGATCTGGAATCGTCTATGTTTTAACACAGAGAGATGCCAAAGTAGTTGCTCAGTGGCTTAATCAAAATGGTATTGCAGCAAGTGCTTATTTTAGTGGTGTTGAGCATGATGAATTTGAGAGTGGCGATGAGTATAGAATCTTTTTAGAAAATCAACTTATAAATAATGAGATAAAAGTATTGGTTGCTACATCAGCTCTTGGAATGGGATTTGATAAGAGTGATTTAGGTTTTGTAATTCATTATCAAGCTCCAGGATCGATTATCAGTTACTATCAGCAAGTTGGTCGTGCAGGTCGTGGTATAGATGAAGCCTATGGTGTTTTACTAAGCGGACATGAAGATGATGATATTCATGATTTTTTTAGAGGCTCATCGTTTCCAAAAGAGCAAAATATTGCTTTAGTGCTAGAGCATTTGGATAATAGTGACGGATTGTCTATAGTAGATTTACAAAAAGAACTTAACTTAACTCAGGGAGAAGTTGAAAAGACATTAAAGTATCTTAATGTAGAAACACCTGCACCTGTAACAAAAATTGGCTCAAAATGGCATAGAACAGCAAATAAATATGTGCATAATAGAGAAAAGATCGAGGCTATTTTAGCTATCAGACAATCTGAATGGGATGAGATGCAAAGCTATTTAGATACTGATCAATGTTTAATGTTTTTTTTACAAAATGCCTTAAATGATCCGAAGCCTCAAATATGTGGAAAATGTGCTAATTGTGGGACTGCTTTAAGTGGTGAATTCTCTCACGAAAATGGTTTGAAAGCCGCCGACTTCTTGAAAAAAAGCGACATAGTTTTTAACCCTAAAAAGCAAGTAAAATTGGATGCTCTAAGTGCATATGGCATTAGAGGAAATATCAGACCAGAATTAAGAGCCGAAGAGGGACGAATTTTATCTAGATGGGAAGATGCTGGATGGGGAAGAGTCGTCGCAAAAGATAAACATCAAGGTGAATTTTCAGATCAACTAGTAGATGCATTTGTAGAAATGGTTAAAAAGTGGAATCCTTTCCCTGCACCACAGTGGATTACATGTATTCCATCACTAAATCATCCAGCATTAGTTCCAAGTTTTGCACAAAAAGTAGCAAAAAAACTAAATTTACCTTTTATAGCAGCTGTGAAAAAGATAAAACAAAATCAAGCTCAGAAAATGATGAATAATGCCTACTATCAAGCCAAAAATCTTGATGGGGTATTTGAAGTGGAAGATAATATACCTGATAAGCCTGTTCTGTTGATAGATGATGTCATTGATTCTGGTTGGACAGTCACGGTTGCCTCGGCTCTTTTAAAGCAAAAGGGAAGTGGTAAAGTATTTCCTGCTTCACTTGCTACAACTGGAAAAATGTAATGAATGATCTAAGTTTAAATGCACAAGCAATTATTTTATTAACAGCTTATTTTAACAAGGGGGATAAACCTCTTACAATAATGGAGTACTCAAAATTTGCGTCATGGCTTCTTCAAAACAATATGAAACCATCAGACCTTTTAGAATTGAATGCACGAGAAGTTTTAGAGAATTGGGATGATACAAAAATTACACAAGATAGAATACTATCTTTACTATCAAGAGGAAATGCAATGGCAATTTCTCTTCAAAAATGGCAAAATTGTGGAATTTGGATCATTACAAGGGCAGATCCAGAGTATCCAGTAAGATTAAAAAAGAGATTAGGACAAAAGGCTCCGCCAATATTGTACGGTGCAGGCAATAAGAAAATACTCAATACTAAAGGTGTCGCTATTATCGGTTCAAGAGATGCATCCTCAGATGATTTAGACTTCACATTTAAACTAGGGGAAAAACTTGCACAATCAGGCTACAGTGTTGTTTCAGGTGCTGCAAGAGGGATAGATGAATCATCAATGCTAGGATCAATAAATGCTGATGGGACGACTATAGGAGTAGTTGCTGATGCTTTAATGCAAAAAGTTTTATCCAAAAAATATAGGGATGCAATACGAAATAATAATTTAGTATTAATCAGTCCATATTACCCAGATGCAAGGTTTAGTGCTGGTAATGCAATGGGTAGAAATAAATATATTTATGTTTTGGCAGAATCTTCGATTGTAATTCACTCTGGACTCAAGGGTGGTACATGGGAAGGTGCAAAAGAGAATTTTAAAAATGGTTGGGTAAGCCTTTTTGTAAAGAAAAATGATGATGTTAATTCAGGAAATCAAAAACTTCTTGAGATGGGCGGTTTAGAATTAAAAGATTTGGACTCATTGGATTACTTATTTACTACAAATCAAGATGTTAAAACAGCTACAGTTAGTAAAAAAGAGGCATTGGATAAAAGAATTTTAGAACTATTATCTTTAGAAAAATTAACACTCAAAGAGATTGCAGAAAAGCTTGAAGAAGCTCAAAATATAGTTAAAAAAACAATAGATGAACTATTGAATTCTGGAGATATTGAAAAACATCCCACTAGCCCTTTACGCTTTAGTAAAGCTATAAAATTACCCGGACTATAAAACAAATTAAAAGGAATAAATAAATTATGGCATCAAAATACTTATCAAGCTTATCAAAAGAGGATTATGAATCTCTTACGCAAAAGTTGTGGGATATTCAGAATCATAGATGCTTTATCTGTGAAGAAGAAATTGATTTGAAGCTGAACTCAACGAACATAGATCACATTAAACCTCTTGCAAATAAGGGTAAAGATTCTGAAGAAAATTTTGCTTTAACCCATGAAAGTTGTAATAAATCAAAACAAGATGCAAATTTAAAAATTGCCAAGGTGCTAGCACGGTTGAAAAAAATACAAGATGATGTATCCTTAAAAGGCAGTCACGGTGCTTCATTAAAAGATGTTTTGAAATTTTACGATGGGTCAAAATTTGATTTTAAATGGACTCAGGAAGATAATATTGTTAAATACTCATTTTCACAAATTGGTGACAATAAGATATATCAAGCACCAATATTTACTGATAATCTTTCAGGTGAAAAATCTATATTTCTAGAAATACCAATAGAATATCTTTATCACGATGAAATTATCAATCCAAGAGGCATTAACAGTTCAATATCAAAGCTAGTAAAAGAATTTGATAAAGGAAATCCGCAATTACATTTAAGTTTAGTAAGAATTCATGATAATAAACTAAAAGTATTTGATGGTCAGCACAAGGCGGTAGCACAAATATTATTAAATACGAAAAAACTAGTAGTCAGAGTTTTTCTAAACCCTGATATAGATAGATTGACAGAAACCAATACAAATGCAGGAAGTAATTTAAGGCAAATTGCATTTGATAAATCTATTATGCGTCAATTAAATTATACTTTATATTCTGAAAGGGTTAAAAAATATCGAGAAGAACATAATTTAAAAGAGGATGATTATACATTCTCAGAGCAACAACTCGTAGACTATTTTAAGGGTGATGGTGCGAATATAAAAAAATATATAACTGATGCCATCAAGCATTCTGTTACAAACTCTAAAGAAAATAAGTTGAAAGACTATATTGATTTTGAGGGTAAAGCTAAAGATTTGCCAATATCTTATAGTGCTTTTGATAAAACAATTTTATCAACATTTATTAGTACTAAACTAATCTTAAAAACTCCGATTGACTATAAGACAGATGAGGGATTGAATCCAAGAGAAATAGAGATTGATCAGATAGTAAAACTTCTCAATATTTTGGCTGATATAGTCTATGTAAATAAATTTCAACCTGAAATTGGGGTGTATAGAATTGAAAACAAAATTATTGACAAAAAAGATTCTGATATCTCTGATGAGCATTTAATTGCTTATAGAATGAGCAAAGAGGAGATAATGCACAATTGGCTGCAATATTTGCAAATGGTTATAAAAGCCTATATGTCAAATACTGGGAAGATAATCAATGACGATGAAATTTTTCAACAACCTTTCGATGAACAGCTTTGGAAAAATATACGAAACTTTGTGAAAAATTTACGTGATCTTCCACTTTGGAAAGATAGAGGAATGGCAAGTACAGTTTTTTCTGGAAAAAATACATATGATTATTGGAAAGCTATATTTCAAACTGCTAAAACTCCAGATAATGCTGTTGTTTTAACTAAACCGCTAAATTATATGGAAATGATTAAATATGACGATACAAGAGAATAGCTCTTTTATGAAAAAATAAAATACAAACAAATAAAAGGAACAAATAAATTATGGCAGATATTTCAAATATCGTAAAATCAATTCAAAACATTATGAGAACAGATACGGGTGTCGATGGGGATGCTCAAAGAATTTCACAACTTGTGTGGATGCTTTTTCTAAAAGTATTTGATGCAAAAGAGGAAGAATTTGAACTAGAAAGTGAAAACTACAGATCTCCAATCCCTGAAAAACTTAGATGGAGAAGCTGGGCTACAGATGATGAGGGCTTAACGGGTGAAGAGTTGATGCTTTTTATAAACAATGAACTTTTCCCAACACTTAAAGAGCTTGACATCACTACATCTAACGCTTATGCTCCACTTGTAAAAGGGATGTTTGAAGATGCCTACAACTACATGAAGTCTGGAACACTTCTAAGACAAGTGGTAAACAAACTTGAAGAGATAAACTTTGATAACCTTTCAGAGCGACACCTGTTCAATGACATGTACGAGCAGATACTCAAAGATCTTCAAAGTGCAGGAAATGCAGGAGAATACTACACCCCAAGAGCCGTGACAGAGTTCATAGTGCAGATGGTTGATCCAAGACTCGGTGAAAAAGTATTTGACCCAGCATGTGGAACGGGAGGCTTTCTTATAAGCTCCATAAACCACATCATGAAAAGCGATGTAAAAACGGCAGAAGATAAAAAGACACTAGAACATACAATCCAAGGGATAGAGAAAAAACAGCTTCCCTACATGCTATGTCTTACAAACCTTATACTTCACGATATAGAAACGCCAAGTGTCAGACATGACAACTCGCTATCGTATCCTCTAAAAGACATCACTCCAAATGAGAGAGTGGACTGCATTGTGGCAAATCCTCCTTTTGGCGGAACAGAAGAGCAAGGCATAGAAAACAACTTCCCAGCAACTTACCGTACAAGAGAGACGGCAGACCTGTTTTTACTGCTTTTTATACAGATGCTAAAACCAAGAGGCAGAGCTGGGATAGTTCTGCCAGACGGTACACTTTTTGGTGATGGCGTAACAGCTAGGATAAAAGAGAAACTCCTTGAAGAGTGTAACCTGCATACCATAGTAAGACTGCCAAACGGGATATTTGCTCCATATACGGACATAAATACAAACCTGCTTTTCTTTACAAAGGGTGAGCCGACAAAAGAGATATGGTACTATGAGCAACCACTGCCACAAGGGTACAAAAAATACACCAAAACAAAACCAGTAAAACTGCAAGACTTTGAAGAACTGAAAAAGTGGTGGAACGATAGAGTTGAAAATGAACTGGCTTACAAAGTCGATATAGATACTATCAAAGCAAATAATTTTAACCTTGATGTGAAAAACCCTCATAAAGGTGAAGTAGAAGAAGAACTTACAACAAACGAGATTATAGATAAGATAGAAGCTTCGATGAGCAAAAGTGTAGAGCTACTTGAAGAGATAAGAGGTTTGGCTAATGCGAGAGGTTAAATTCTCAGAAGTCTTAAAACAGTACAAAATATACCATTTTGTTGAAGATGGTACAGAATACAGACAAGTAACTATTTCTATACATAGTGGGGTTTCATTTCGTGGAACTAAATTTGGTAGAGATATTGGGCGTAAGAGACAGTTTGTTATAGACCTTGAAGAGTATCCTAATACTTTTATCTTCACACGACAAGGTGTTCAAAATGGTTCTTACGGTATAGCTCCAAGAGAGGTTCATGGTTGTGTAGTAACTGAAAATATGCCTATGTTTTCAATAGAACCAACTTTAAATCCAGGGTATCTTGAATACTATTTACAAACTAATCATTTTCAAGACCAGTTACAAGCTTTAAATGCTTCTGGATCGGCACAAAAAAGTATTCATGAAAAAGTATTGTTGCAACTAAATATTTTATTGCCAGAGATAGAAGAACAAAAATCAATAGTAGATGAAATCAAATCTGTAGAAAATAAACAATCAAAAGTTTTAGAAGAACTTCAAACACAATCAAAACTAATAAACAAACTTAGGAGCTCAATACTCAGTGATGCAGTAAGCGGTAAGCTAGTTCCACAAGATCCAAATGATGAAAGTGCAGAAGTTTTACTAGAGAAGATAAAAGCCGAAAAAGAAAAACTCATTAAAGAGGGAAAAATAAAAAAACAAAAACCTCTACCGCCAATAAGTGAAGATGAAATACCTTATGAACTTCCAGATGGCTGGGTTTGGTGTAAATTTGAAGAAGTTGCTAATCTAATTACAGATGGAACACATCAAACACCAACTTATACAGATAATGGAAAATTATTTGTTTCAGCAAAAAATGTCAATCCTTTTCAGTTTATGCCTAAATACAATGCAAAATATGTATCAGAAAATGATTATGAAGCATATATAAAAGATAGAAAAGCAGAATTCAAAGATATTCTGTTAACACGAGTTGGCTCAAATATTGGACAAGCAGCAGTAATTGACCAAAATATAGACTTTGCAATTTATGTAAGTGTTGCCTTGATAAAACTAAATCATAAGTATTTATCGTCAGAATATTTTGCAATTTGGCTAAATTCACCAATAGGTACACAAAGTTCTATTAGTAATATATTAGGTCGTGGAGTTTCTCAAGGAAATCTAAATTTGAATTTTATACGAAGTTTTTTAGTGCCACTTGCTCCATTAGAAGAACAAAAACGAATAGTTGAAAAAGTAGAAAAACTTATGGCTTCATGCGATGCACTGGAACTTGAAGTACAAAACAGCAAAATAGAAACAGAAAAATTAATGCAAAGTGTACTTAAAGAGGCGTTTTTATGATATTTGGAGTTTATAATGTTTGAAAATAAGACAATTTATCAAGTATATTTTTATAATTTATCTCTTGTACCTTTATATTTAACATTTATAATTCAAGAAATTAGTATTGATAGTTTTTTACCTTTAACTGCGGATCATTATAAGACTATAGCGAGTCAAAATATTGTTTCCATCGTTTTATTTATTTTGGTGTTGATTTCAGTTAGTGCAATTTGGTATATAAACAGGGAAATTAAATATGGTCTAAGAAACCCTCAACAATACTCAAATATTAAGCCCGCTGATTTTGAACATTTGGCATTTATTTCTACTTATATAATCCCTCTTGTAGCTTTCAAATTTGATACTCCAAGAGATATATTAGTCTTGTGTTTTGTAATTATATTTATGGGATTGATATACATAAGGGCAGGACTATACTATCTGAACCCTATATTACTTCTTTTTGGTTATAAGATTTTTAAAGCGACAAAAAGCTCTGGTGAAGAGTATATTTTACCGACAAGAGAAACAAGTCTTACAGGTAGTCAAAATTTGAAGTACATAGATTTTGGTGGAAATATTCATTATGTAAAAAAAACTTAAAGAGGAGTAGGCTGTGACGAGAGAAAATGTAGTATCGGTTATTGAAGGGGTAGAAAGTGAATGTGGAATGGAGTTGTATTTTGTCTTGGATGATGACTCAATAAAATTCGCACGTATAAAAGAAGAAGTGACAGATGAATTGAAAACACAATTTCTAAATGAACTTAAGCAGCTTTTTGTAGAAGATGATGGCTATAGTTTATTGAATGTACAAGAAGCTGATGAATCCCGTGGTAATGTCTTTTATTACTTTGATAATGAAAATGTTTATGATAATTTGAAATTCATAATTGAGTTTTCAGAAACTGAAAATAATGATACTTTTTCTTTTAGTGA is a window from the Sulfurimonas crateris genome containing:
- a CDS encoding restriction endonuclease subunit S, translating into MREVKFSEVLKQYKIYHFVEDGTEYRQVTISIHSGVSFRGTKFGRDIGRKRQFVIDLEEYPNTFIFTRQGVQNGSYGIAPREVHGCVVTENMPMFSIEPTLNPGYLEYYLQTNHFQDQLQALNASGSAQKSIHEKVLLQLNILLPEIEEQKSIVDEIKSVENKQSKVLEELQTQSKLINKLRSSILSDAVSGKLVPQDPNDESAEVLLEKIKAEKEKLIKEGKIKKQKPLPPISEDEIPYELPDGWVWCKFEEVANLITDGTHQTPTYTDNGKLFVSAKNVNPFQFMPKYNAKYVSENDYEAYIKDRKAEFKDILLTRVGSNIGQAAVIDQNIDFAIYVSVALIKLNHKYLSSEYFAIWLNSPIGTQSSISNILGRGVSQGNLNLNFIRSFLVPLAPLEEQKRIVEKVEKLMASCDALELEVQNSKIETEKLMQSVLKEAFL
- the hsdR gene encoding EcoAI/FtnUII family type I restriction enzme subunit R; the encoded protein is MSKKNLTERDICTKYITPALIESGWNLHSQFREEVTFFTNGRIYVHGKMVRRGEQKRADYVLYYKPNIPIAIIEAKDNKHSIGDGMQQGLSYAEILDIPFVYSTNGDGFLEHDPTLTHGVLEKEITLGSFPSPDELWQRYKKYRGIEEDEAEKVALSPYYIDDPKREPRYYQKNAINRTIEAIAKGQKRILLVMATGTGKTYTAFQIIYRLYKSRKAKRILFLADRNILVDQTKIGDFKHFGDKMTKITNRTIDKSFEVYLSLYQAITGNSEEKKIFKEFSRDFFDLIVIDEAHRGSAAEDSQWREILEYFDGAVQIGLTATPKETKYVSNISYFGEPVYTYSLKQGIDDGFLAPYKVIRLSLDKDVEGWRPYNGQTDDKGEEIEDREYNTKDFDRNLILTQRTNLVAKKVTEYLNANDPYMKTIVFCVDIDHAERMRQALVNANPAMAKESRKYVMRITGDNEEGKKELDNFIDPESTYPVIATTSKLMTTGVDAQTTGLIVLDSNIGSMTEFKQIIGRGTRINETYGKLYFTIMDFRNVTRHFADSDFDGDPVQIYEPKDDDPITPPDEEMPEEFSDTVNEPSELYGETPDVSITGGEDGTSKPTRHIVSGVKVKVLNKRVQYIGADGKLITESLVDYSRKNIKKAYASLNEFLQEWSTAEQKEAIIKALSDQGVFFDELESEVGKEGLDPFDLICHIAFDRPALTRAERAGKLKQNSYFDKYSDKAKAVINALLDKYTESGIESIEDIAVLKVPPFNEYGTITELTKLFGGGRTGYQSLIKEIEQHLYAS
- a CDS encoding DNA-processing protein DprA, encoding MNDLSLNAQAIILLTAYFNKGDKPLTIMEYSKFASWLLQNNMKPSDLLELNAREVLENWDDTKITQDRILSLLSRGNAMAISLQKWQNCGIWIITRADPEYPVRLKKRLGQKAPPILYGAGNKKILNTKGVAIIGSRDASSDDLDFTFKLGEKLAQSGYSVVSGAARGIDESSMLGSINADGTTIGVVADALMQKVLSKKYRDAIRNNNLVLISPYYPDARFSAGNAMGRNKYIYVLAESSIVIHSGLKGGTWEGAKENFKNGWVSLFVKKNDDVNSGNQKLLEMGGLELKDLDSLDYLFTTNQDVKTATVSKKEALDKRILELLSLEKLTLKEIAEKLEEAQNIVKKTIDELLNSGDIEKHPTSPLRFSKAIKLPGL
- a CDS encoding RecQ family ATP-dependent DNA helicase, whose product is MLTREQAQQYLKDSLQNQNADFREDQYEAIDTVVNQRKKVLVVQKTGWGKSSVYFISTKFLREQGSGLTIIISPLLALMRNQIDSAKKLGLNVVTINSSNTDDWDLIKAQILRNEVDALLVSPERLANENFMQEILEPISGSIGLFVIDEAHCISDWGHDFRPDYKRITNILKQMPVNTPILATTATANDRVITDIENQISGLVTIRGSLKRESLSLHNIRLPEPSHRLAWLLEHLPSFEGSGIVYVLTQRDAKVVAQWLNQNGIAASAYFSGVEHDEFESGDEYRIFLENQLINNEIKVLVATSALGMGFDKSDLGFVIHYQAPGSIISYYQQVGRAGRGIDEAYGVLLSGHEDDDIHDFFRGSSFPKEQNIALVLEHLDNSDGLSIVDLQKELNLTQGEVEKTLKYLNVETPAPVTKIGSKWHRTANKYVHNREKIEAILAIRQSEWDEMQSYLDTDQCLMFFLQNALNDPKPQICGKCANCGTALSGEFSHENGLKAADFLKKSDIVFNPKKQVKLDALSAYGIRGNIRPELRAEEGRILSRWEDAGWGRVVAKDKHQGEFSDQLVDAFVEMVKKWNPFPAPQWITCIPSLNHPALVPSFAQKVAKKLNLPFIAAVKKIKQNQAQKMMNNAYYQAKNLDGVFEVEDNIPDKPVLLIDDVIDSGWTVTVASALLKQKGSGKVFPASLATTGKM
- a CDS encoding HNH endonuclease: MASKYLSSLSKEDYESLTQKLWDIQNHRCFICEEEIDLKLNSTNIDHIKPLANKGKDSEENFALTHESCNKSKQDANLKIAKVLARLKKIQDDVSLKGSHGASLKDVLKFYDGSKFDFKWTQEDNIVKYSFSQIGDNKIYQAPIFTDNLSGEKSIFLEIPIEYLYHDEIINPRGINSSISKLVKEFDKGNPQLHLSLVRIHDNKLKVFDGQHKAVAQILLNTKKLVVRVFLNPDIDRLTETNTNAGSNLRQIAFDKSIMRQLNYTLYSERVKKYREEHNLKEDDYTFSEQQLVDYFKGDGANIKKYITDAIKHSVTNSKENKLKDYIDFEGKAKDLPISYSAFDKTILSTFISTKLILKTPIDYKTDEGLNPREIEIDQIVKLLNILADIVYVNKFQPEIGVYRIENKIIDKKDSDISDEHLIAYRMSKEEIMHNWLQYLQMVIKAYMSNTGKIINDDEIFQQPFDEQLWKNIRNFVKNLRDLPLWKDRGMASTVFSGKNTYDYWKAIFQTAKTPDNAVVLTKPLNYMEMIKYDDTRE
- a CDS encoding nucleotidyl transferase AbiEii/AbiGii toxin family protein, with the protein product MLDKNSIYYKQVQLLLEVLPYVSQEECFALKGGTAINMFVRDMPRLSVDIDLMYLPVEDRQTSLQNIAESFERIAQTIESSMRGTKVYRLDQQGDGILSKLQVEKNGVRIKIEASPVTRGTVREPSVLSVSVKVEEEFGFAETSVVHLDDLYAGKLCAALDRQHPRDFFDVRGLLDNEGISDALMDVFIVYLISSNQPISKLLQPNLIDIKRIYAEQFVGMPIVPMPLEVLEETRVELVSTIHSKLTQNHRDFLIGFKEENPDWSLLPFENIKELPSVKWKILNLQKMPKVKKVEALQKLKDTLKI
- a CDS encoding N-6 DNA methylase; protein product: MADISNIVKSIQNIMRTDTGVDGDAQRISQLVWMLFLKVFDAKEEEFELESENYRSPIPEKLRWRSWATDDEGLTGEELMLFINNELFPTLKELDITTSNAYAPLVKGMFEDAYNYMKSGTLLRQVVNKLEEINFDNLSERHLFNDMYEQILKDLQSAGNAGEYYTPRAVTEFIVQMVDPRLGEKVFDPACGTGGFLISSINHIMKSDVKTAEDKKTLEHTIQGIEKKQLPYMLCLTNLILHDIETPSVRHDNSLSYPLKDITPNERVDCIVANPPFGGTEEQGIENNFPATYRTRETADLFLLLFIQMLKPRGRAGIVLPDGTLFGDGVTARIKEKLLEECNLHTIVRLPNGIFAPYTDINTNLLFFTKGEPTKEIWYYEQPLPQGYKKYTKTKPVKLQDFEELKKWWNDRVENELAYKVDIDTIKANNFNLDVKNPHKGEVEEELTTNEIIDKIEASMSKSVELLEEIRGLANARG